One genomic segment of Stigmatopora argus isolate UIUO_Sarg chromosome 18, RoL_Sarg_1.0, whole genome shotgun sequence includes these proteins:
- the LOC144093056 gene encoding uncharacterized protein LOC144093056 yields MQQQQVGTQQHLMVEPADSKAKIRRLRQELEERNEQLLDNRHQQENMEEEIKRLQQENLKLLVDARAARAYRDELDALRERAIKADKLELYKAKVEKGRQGMEEAYTIATVSVRNAAERGKKHYDTKVRSSVLQPGERILIKNLTPEGGKIDKSMERNKQQPVSHLQETDQDSGYEDDFHYEPLQVLNERDAQGMESEHRPLPANRRLGVKGPASGPVQREDDYQREDLPGEGTNLAVEDPRDDHLSETSPPTTVNEPEALTYERPRRERHPPRRTTYDQLGVPSCYSTQSPHQLLPAYPAPGVVPWLVHLQPYYIQPPFMYGLQQA; encoded by the coding sequence atgcagcagcagcaggtgggaactcagcaacacctgatggtggaacctgctgattcaaaggcaaagatcagacgacttagacaagagctagaggagaggaatgaacaactgctggacaacagacaccagcaggaaaacatggaggaagaaataaagaggctccagcaggagaatttgaagctgctcgtagacgcccgtgcagcccgcgcctatcgcgatgaactggatgcgctgagagaacgcgcaatcaaagctgacaagctggagttatacaaggccaaagtggagaaagggagacaagggatggaggaggcgtacaccattgccaccgtgagtgtacgaaacgctgcagaacgaggtaaaaagcactatgacaccaaagtgaggagctccgtgctacaaccaggagagcgcatcctgataaaaaacctgacaccagaaggaggaaaaattgacaagagtatggagagaaataaacagcagccggtatctcatcttcaagagacagaccaagacagtggttacgaagatgactttcactacgagcccctccaggtgctaaatgagagagatgcccaagggatggagtctgagcacaggccactgccagcgaatcggagactcggagtgaagggccctgcttccggaccagtacaacgagaagatgactatcagcgggaggacctgcctggtgagggaacaaatctggctgttgaagatcctcgtgatgatcatttatcagagacctctccgccaaccactgtgaatgaacctgaggcgttgacttatgaacggccaagaagggagagacatccaccacgacgaacgacctatgatcagcttggtgtcccctcctgttatagtactcagtcaccacatcagctgctacctgcttaccctgcaccaggagtggttccttggttagtacacctgcagccatattacattcaaccaccctttatgtatggactccaacaggcttga